One region of Eupeodes corollae chromosome 1, idEupCoro1.1, whole genome shotgun sequence genomic DNA includes:
- the LOC129940147 gene encoding alpha-tocopherol transfer protein-like yields MNIRQISPELKLKAQNELNEVENRIPEDISRIRDWIEKQPHLNARTDDQFLLSFLRGCKFSLEKTKSKIDLYYTIKTLSPQLFLNKQIDSKAMRLVKLGPFLPLLEPLGTDGSRLHIIRYSHIDFDEFSVEEIFKIHLQVLDIQLFEDDNICIGGYTIVVDMSSLSLSTILKFDFVIINKMAIFCEKAAPLRIKGVHLVNMCKEAAYIVNAVKNFMPKSIKNRFMIHSSMESVYEHIPKKYLPTDYGGENGSLENTILHWEKVFLRYKDFFEEDVKYGVNEKLRIGEKRSNESIFGLEGSFRKLEVD; encoded by the exons atgaatataaGACAAATTAGTCCTGAACTAAAGTTAAAAGCTCAAAATGAATTAAACGAAGTGGAAAATCGTATTCCAGAAGATATTTCCCGAATTCGTGATTGGATTGAAAAACAACCTCATCTCAATGCCAGAACTGACGAtcaatttttgttgtcatttcttCGAGGTTGTAAGTTCAGTTTGGAAAAGACCAAATCGAAAATAGACCTTTATTACACCATTAAGACTCTCTCACCACAGCTCTTTCTAAACAAGCAAATTGACTCTAAGGCTATGAGATTGGTCAAGCTTGG ACCATTTCTTCCACTTCTCGAACCTTTGGGGACTGATGGATCTCGTTTACACATCATTCGTTATTCCCACATCGATTTTGATGAATTTAGCGTTGAAGAGATATTTAAGATACATCTTCAAGTGCTCGATATTCAATTGTTCGAAGATGATAATATTTGTATTGGAGGTTATACAATTGTAGTTGACATGTCATCATTGTCATTGAGTACAATtctcaaatttgattttgtaataattaataaaatggcaATATTTTGCGAAAAAGCAGCTCCATTGCGTATAAAAGGTGTGCATTTGGTCAATATGTGTAAAGAAGCTGCGTATATTGTCAATGCTGTTAAGAATTTCATgccaaaaagtattaaaaatcgG tttatgatTCATTCGTCCATGGAGAGTGTTTATGAGCACATTCCCAAAAAATATCTACCTACAGACTATGGAGGCGAAAACGGGAGTTTGGAAAATACGATATTACACTGGGAAAAAGTATTTCTTCGTTATAAGGATTTTTTCGAAGAAGATGTGAAATATGGAGTGAATGAAAAATTGAGGATTGGGGAAAAACGAAGCAATGAATCCATTTTTGGATTAGAAGGATCATTTAGAAAACTTGAGGTGGATTAG
- the LOC129939486 gene encoding alpha-tocopherol transfer protein-like produces MSKVRPLTPELALKAREELHEVENRIADDIAALRTWIIKQPHLHARTDDQFLLSFLRGCKFSMEKAKQKVDYYYTIKTMSPEIFLNKQIDDRSMRLARHGHIIPLPTPLKPDGPRIHITRYANVNPKEFTILDLFKNQLRIFEIQMFEDDNCVIGGVLNVADLGNIPKGLILQFDPVLIKKLSVFADKAAPIRIKGMHLINVPKEAAALINIARSLMSKKIRERLIVHSSLESLYKYIPQDYLPEDYGGHNGSLQDAIDIWEKRLLRYREFFEEDVQYKANEKARIGSRMSPESLFGLEGSFRKLEVD; encoded by the exons ATGTCTAAAGTTCGACCTCTGACACCAGAACTAGCCCTAAAGGCTCGAGAAGAACTTCACGAAGTGGAAAATCGCATTGCAGATGATATTGCCGCTCTGCGAACATGGATTATCAAACAACCCCATCTGCATGCCAGGACAGATGATCAATTCTTGTTGTCCTTCCTCCGGGGATGCAAGTTCAGTATGGAGAAGGCTAAACAAAAAGTCGACTACTATTACACTATCAAAACAATGTCCCCAGAAATTTTCCTCAATAAGCAGATCGATGATAGATCCATGAGATTAGCCAGACATGg gcaCATAATTCCCCTGCCAACACCGTTGAAGCCCGACGGACCTAGGATTCATATAACTCGCTATGCGAATGTAAATCCCAAAGAATTCACCATTCTGGATCTTTTTAAGAATCAACTTCgaattttcgaaattcaaatgttCGAAGATGACAATTGTGTGATTGGAGGAGTTCTAAATGTTGCCGACTTGGGTAACATTCCCAAGGGTCTAATTTTGCAATTCGACCCTGTTCTTATTAAGAAACTAAGTGTGTTCGCCGATAAAGCTGCGCCGATTCGTATAAAGGGAATGCACTTGATAAATGTTCCAAAAGAAGCTGCAGCTCTCATAAATATTGCCCGAAGTCTTATGTCGAAAAAAATTCGTGAAAGG CTTATCGTTCATTCTTCCCTGGAGAGTCTCTATAAGTACATCCCACAGGATTATCTTCCCGAAGATTATGGCGGTCACAATGGCAGTTTGCAGGATGCAATTGATATCTGGGAAAAACGTCTTTTGCGGTATAGGGAATTTTTCGAAGAAGACGTTCAATATAAAGCGAACGAGAAGGCGCGAATAGGATCGAGAATGAGCCCTGAGTCTTTGTTTGGTTTGGAaggatcttttcgaaaattagaAGTGGATTGA
- the LOC129939282 gene encoding clavesin-1-like, which translates to MSTKSVDIYERKVAILTEDLRLWILSQPHLNSRIEDEFLRGFLRCCQYDLSATKIRLDSFYTLKTGIPSVMTERNVNQKLLDICQIGIGIYLPVSLKDRDFRINFSKYPSRIHNNSMVFKYSDLIKLFFMSVEVNMIESRNLESQQAAIIYVIDMKEATFKESLQIDFAFSKKVLQFTQQGLPLQLDEVHFINVSRYFICILRILCSFLNVDLKKKLFIHNSMDSFYKYIPQKFLPAEYGGKNGNMKTCIRKQIENLLKFEQYFEEDDIYGVNESLRRKIQ; encoded by the exons atgtcaacaaaGTCAGTTGATATTTACGAGAGAAAAGTTGCAATTCTTACAGAAGATCTCCGACTGTGGATCCTAAGTCAACCACATCTGAATTCTCGTATTGAGGATGAATTTCTTCGGGGATTTCTAAGGTGTTGTCAATATGACTTAAGTGCAACTAAAATTCGGCTTGATTCGTTTTACACCCTAAAAACTGGCATTCCATCGGTGATGACAGAACGAAATGTCAACCAAAAACTactcgacatctgtcaaattgg aatcggAATCTACCTACCAGTTTCCCTTAAAGACAGAGATTTTcgaataaacttttcaaaatatccATCAAGAATTCATAATAATTCTATGGTATTTAAATACTCCGATcttataaaactatttttcatgTCCGTGGAAGTAAACATGATCGAGTCTAGAAATTTGGAATCTCAACAAGCTGCCATAATTTATGTCATTGATATGAAAGAAGCAACATTTAAGGAAAGCTTACAAATCGATTTTGCATTCTCGAAAAAAGTCCTACAATTTACTCAGCAAGGTCTACCACTGCAGTTGGATGAAGTTCATTTTATAAACGTGTCTcgatattttatttgcatactTCGTATTTTGTGTTCATTTTTGAATGTGGATTTGAAGAAAAAG cTGTTTATACACAATTCAATGGATTCATTTTACAAGTATATACCACAGAAATTCCTTCCAGCAGAATATGGAGGTAAAAATGGAAACATGAAAACCTGCATTagaaaacaaatcgaaaatcTTCTGAAATTCGAACAATATTTTGAGGAAGACGATATTTATGGAGTAAATGAAAGCTTAAGAAGAAAGatacaataa
- the LOC129940197 gene encoding alpha-tocopherol transfer protein-like, with protein MAEIREISPELAEKARTELNEVEKRIPEDIAALREWIFKQPHLNARTNDQFLVAFLRGCKYSLQKAKQKIDYFHAFKSISPKEFTNIQISDKTMKLTKLGPLLPLPNPMKPDGPRIILTRYEGIDLDEFSYLDLFKNQIRIFDIAMHEDDNCVIGGFINVVDMANVKLSFFLKFDPVLGKKFGVFTEKAVPFRVGSVHIINFPSEAMTILKMIQQLMPKKIKERMMVHPTMESLYEYVPKEYLPEEYGGNNGRIGDSIETWEKLMIKYKNYFEEDDQYKTNEELRIGTKVNSESLFGLEGSFRKLEVD; from the exons ATGGCTGAAATTCGTGAAATTTCACCTGAATTAGCGGAAAAGGCTCGAACTGAGCTAAACGAAGTGGAAAAGCGCATTCCTGAAGACATTGCCGCACTTCGTGAATGGATTTTCAAGCAACCACATTTGAACGCCCGAACAAACGATCAATTTTTGGTGGCATTTCTTCGTGGTTGTAAATATAGTTtgcaaaaagcaaaacaaaaaattgactaCTTCCATGCCTTCAAAAGTATTTCCCCCAAAGAATTCACTAACATTCAAATCTCAGATAAAACTATGAAACTGACCAAACTTGG ACCATTACTTCCCTTGCCAAATCCCATGAAACCCGATGGACCCAGAATCATACTGACTCGTTATGAAGGCATCGATCTGGATGAGTTCTCGTatcttgatttatttaaaaatcaaatacgTATTTTTGATATTGCTATGCACGAAGATGACAATTGTGTTATTGGAGGATTTATTAATGTTGTTGATATGGCTAACGTgaaattaagtttctttttgaaatttgatccGGTGCTGGGGAAAAAATTTGGAGTTTTTACGGAAAAAGCTGTGCCGTTTCGAGTTGGTAGTGttcatattataaattttcCATCGGAAGCTATGaccattttgaaaatgattcagCAATTGATGCCAAAGAAAATAAAGGAGAGG ATGATGGTTCATCCCACAATGGAAAGTCTTTATGAATACGTTCCCAAGGAATATCTTCCCGAAGAATATGGAGGAAACAATGGACGTATAGGTGATTCCATTGAAACCTGGGAGAAACTAATGATCAAgtataaaaattacttcgaAGAAGACGATCAATATAAAACGAATGAGGAATTGCGTATTGGTACGAAAGTTAATTCGGAATCTCTGTTTGGATTGGAAGGGTCTTTCAGAAAATTAGAAGTTGACTGA